The nucleotide window GAACTTCTGTAGTCGCGTAAAGTGTAGGGTGGGAAGTCGTCAAACGCTGTGAACTCTTTCTCAAGCCTAAGAGCGATTAAAGGTTGGAGGTTTTTACGCTCTATCCACTCGAAGAGATCCAGAATCTTCTTCTTTATCCTCTCTACATCCGATACCCGTTCTCCAATCTTCTCTTTGCTTACATCTTCAGCCATGGTTTCTTTTGCTCTAGGTCTACCTACGAGCTTCTCAGTCTCCTTTACGCAAAGGTTTTCATTTACAACCATCTTAGCTATCGCAAGCCTTTCTTCAGGGTCTTTGAGTCTCAGAAGTATTCTAGCTTGCCTTTCAGTCAGCGACTGAAGTATACGCATAACCTCCGGATCTTTCATCTGCTCTTCTGTAAAGAGTTCAAGCATAGCGATATGTTGAGCCACATATGCCTTGCTTCTACCGATGATCCTAGCGATATCATCGTAGCTTCGCTTGAATTCTCTATTCAACCTATAGAAGATTCTCGCCTTCTCATAAGCTGTGAAGTCCTTCCGCTCGAGGTTCTCTATGAGAGCCATAATAAGCATCTCCTCCTCCGAAGCAGTAACCACCCTAGCCCTAATCTTCTCCCAGCCAAGAATCTTGGCAGCAGCGACCCTCCTATGCCCATAAATCAACTGAAACTTATCGCTACACGAAGGGTGAACTCTAACAAGCACGTCGGCAAGCTGCCCATGCCTCCTCATAGACTCAGCGAGCTTATCAACCTCAACATTCTGATCCACCCTAGCAGCATAGGGGCTTGCTTCAATCTTATCTAATGGAACTAACGTAAACCTATTTACATCAGACTCTCCACTCAATAGGGTTCCGTTCACCAGGGTGAA belongs to Nitrososphaerota archaeon and includes:
- a CDS encoding ParB/RepB/Spo0J family partition protein; its protein translation is MNGTLLSGESDVNRFTLVPLDKIEASPYAARVDQNVEVDKLAESMRRHGQLADVLVRVHPSCSDKFQLIYGHRRVAAAKILGWEKIRARVVTASEEEMLIMALIENLERKDFTAYEKARIFYRLNREFKRSYDDIARIIGRSKAYVAQHIAMLELFTEEQMKDPEVMRILQSLTERQARILLRLKDPEERLAIAKMVVNENLCVKETEKLVGRPRAKETMAEDVSKEKIGERVSDVERIKKKILDLFEWIERKNLQPLIALRLEKEFTAFDDFPPYTLRDYRSSLIYNFDLIGSWKGEFKMRCKDLKVKVFGETAIATFYIHYDVVQNGRPF